The Acropora muricata isolate sample 2 chromosome 5, ASM3666990v1, whole genome shotgun sequence genome includes a window with the following:
- the LOC136918488 gene encoding QRFP-like peptide receptor: MKEVGIGAIFFTVLYGLTIVTSLVGNTLLMYIVCKRPEVRSLNSFMFVNMAVADLLVTAVMMPWSIAFFYTQSTWAITGIFGEITCRMFVYIGHVNLAASILCLVVMAVDRYYAIISPLNRDHLWFRNAKIVTPVIWFVAMTLVSMTLVFYDLDEYNDCLYDFYIFGGDYGTRLRQFYFLFMFVIIYIIPLVIISLLYAKIAHKVWFHRTPGHPVSESQLRREVITKRKVVRMLIVIVATFAVCWLPAQVFHIVRAIAGWDIDVPHNIQRAVFWCGHANSAINPWLYLTLSGNIKSAFSKMISEDFRGETKCRSQRASRYAKDTMDCKQKEEAPL; this comes from the coding sequence atgaaagaagtgGGGATTGGAGCTATTTTCTTTACAGTGCTGTATGGCCTGACAATCGTGACATCTTTAGTGGGAAACACGCTCCTCATGTACATCGTCTGCAAAAGACCTGAAGTACGGTCACTGAACAGCTTCATGTTTGTCAACATGGCGGTGGCTGATTTACTGGTGACTGCCGTTATGATGCCGTGGtcaattgcatttttttatacCCAAAGTACCTGGGCCATTACTGGAATTTTTGGCGAGATCACATGCAGAATGTTTGTCTACATAGGTCACGTAAATCTTGCGGCATCAATTCTGTGTCTTGTGGTCATGGCAGTTGATCGTTACTACGCAATTATCAGTCCTTTAAATCGCGATCATCTTTGGTTCAGAAACGCCAAAATCGTCACTCCAGTGATCTGGTTTGTGGCAATGACTTTGGTGTCCATGACGTTGGTTTTCTATGACCTAGATGAATACAACGATTGCTTGTatgatttttacatttttggagGCGACTACGGGACCAGATTgcgtcaattttattttttgttcatgtTTGTCATCATTTACATTATTCCGTTGGTTATAATTTCTCTTCTTTATGCAAAAATCGCTCACAAAGTTTGGTTTCACCGAACGCCCGGGCATCCAGTTTCTGAAAGCCAGCTGCGACGAGAGGTTATCACAAAAAGGAAAGTCGTTCGAATGCTCATCGTGATTGTCGCTACGTTTGCAGTTTGTTGGCTACCCGCACAGGTTTTCCACATTGTCCGTGCAATCGCTGGTTGGGACATAGACGTCCCTCATAATATTCAGCGTGCAGTCTTCTGGTGTGGCCACGCAAATAGCGCAATCAACCCGTGGCTCTACCTGACATTAAGCGGCAACATAAAATCAGCGTTTTCGAAGATGATTAGCGAAGATTTCAGAGGAGAAACGAAATGTCGGAGCCAAAGAGCCTCGCGGTATGCAAAAGATACGATGGACTGCAAACAGAAGGAAGAAGCGCCTTTGTAA
- the LOC136918490 gene encoding QRFP-like peptide receptor: MKEVGIGAIFFTVLYGLTIVASLVGNTLLMYIVCKRPEVRSLNSFMFVNMAVADLLVTAVIMPSSIVFLHTESAWAITGIFGEITCRIIAYVGHVNLAASILCLVVMAVDRYYAIISPLNRDNLWFRNAKIVTPVIWFVAMTLVAMTLVFYDLDEYNHCLYDFYIFGSDYGTRLRQFYFLFMFVTIYIIPLVIISLLYAKIAHKVWFHRTPGHPVSESQLRREVITKKKVVRMLIVIVATFAVCWLPAQVFHIVRAIAGWEIDVPHNLQRAVFWCAHANSAINPWLYLTLSGNIKSAFSKMISEDFRGETKCRSQRATRYAIDTMDCKQKEEAPL; the protein is encoded by the coding sequence atgaaagaagtgGGGATTGGAGCTATTTTCTTTACAGTGCTGTATGGCCTGACAATCGTGGCATCTTTGGTGGGAAACACGCTCCTCATGTACATCGTCTGCAAAAGACCTGAAGTGCGGTCACTTAACAGCTTCATGTTTGTCAACATGGCGGTGGCTGATTTACTGGTGACTGCCGTTATAATGCCGTCGTCAATTGTATTTTTGCATACCGAAAGTGCCTGGGCCATTACTGGAATTTTTGGCGAGATCACATGCAGAATAATTGCCTACGTAGGTCACGTAAATCTTGCGGCATCAATTCTGTGTCTTGTAGTCATGGCAGTGGATCGTTACTACGCAATTATCAGTCCTTTAAATCGCGATAATCTTTGGTTCAGAAACGCCAAAATCGTCACTCCAGTGATCTGGTTTGTGGCAATGACTTTGGTGGCCATGACATTGGTTTTCTATGACCTAGATGAATACAATCATTGCTTGTatgatttttacatttttggaaGCGACTACGGGACCAGATTgcgtcaattttattttttgttcatgtTTGTCACCATTTACATCATTCCGTTGGTTATAATTTCTCTTCTTTATGCAAAAATCGCTCACAAAGTTTGGTTTCACCGAACGCCCGGGCATCCAGTTTCTGAAAGCCAGCTGCGACGAGAGGTTATCACAAAAAAGAAAGTCGTTCGAATGCTCATCGTGATTGTCGCTACGTTTGCAGTTTGTTGGCTACCGGCACAGGTTTTCCACATTGTCCGTGCAATCGCTGGTTGGGAAATAGACGTCCCTCATAATCTTCAGCGTGCAGTCTTCTGGTGTGCCCACGCAAATAGCGCAATCAACCCGTGGCTCTACCTGACATTAAGCGGCAACATAAAATCAGCGTTTTCGAAGATGATTAGCGAAGATTTCAGAGGAGAAACGAAATGTCGGAGCCAAAGAGCCACGCGGTATGCAATAGATACGATGGACTGCAAACAGAAGGAAGAAGCGCCTTTGTAA